Proteins from a single region of Streptomyces spectabilis:
- a CDS encoding FmdB family zinc ribbon protein, whose translation MPTYQYQCTECGEGLEAVQKFTDDALTVCPNCDGRLKKVFSAVGIVFKGSGFYRNDSRGSSSSSSPASTSSSSASSSSTSSAKSASSSSSSSSDSKASSTTSSSSSAA comes from the coding sequence GTGCCGACGTACCAGTACCAGTGCACCGAGTGCGGCGAGGGCCTCGAGGCGGTGCAGAAGTTCACCGATGACGCCCTGACCGTGTGCCCGAACTGCGACGGACGCCTCAAGAAGGTGTTCTCGGCGGTCGGCATCGTCTTCAAGGGCTCCGGCTTCTACCGCAACGACAGCCGCGGCTCGTCGTCGAGCAGCTCGCCCGCGTCGACGTCCTCTTCGTCCGCGTCGTCCTCTTCGACGTCGTCCGCGAAGTCGGCCTCTTCCTCCTCGTCGTCGTCCTCGGACTCCAAGGCGTCGAGCACCACCTCGTCGAGCTCATCGGCCGCGTAG
- a CDS encoding S-methyl-5'-thioadenosine phosphorylase, translating into MVNTANAQQADVGVIGGSGFYSFLDDVTEVHVDTPYGAPSDSVLLGDMAGRRVAFLPRHGRGHHLPPHRINYRANLWALRSLGVRQVLGPCAVGGLRPEYGPGTLLVPDQFVDRTTGRTQSYFDGLPLPDGSVPNVVHVSLADPYCPAGRAAALKAARGQDWEPVDGGTLVVIEGPRFSTRAESRWYASQGWSVVGMTGHPEAALARELELCYTSMTLVTDLDAGAESGAGVSHDEVLRVFSANVDRLRTVLFDAVAGLPAAGARDCLCVGALGGMDPGFRLP; encoded by the coding sequence ATGGTGAACACGGCGAACGCGCAGCAGGCCGATGTCGGCGTCATCGGCGGATCGGGCTTCTACTCCTTCCTCGACGACGTGACCGAAGTGCACGTCGACACCCCCTACGGCGCCCCGAGCGACTCCGTCCTCCTCGGTGACATGGCGGGGCGCCGGGTGGCCTTCCTGCCCCGCCACGGCCGCGGCCACCACCTGCCGCCGCACCGCATCAACTACCGCGCCAACCTGTGGGCGCTGCGCTCCCTGGGCGTGCGGCAGGTGCTCGGCCCGTGCGCGGTGGGCGGGCTCCGCCCCGAGTACGGGCCGGGGACTCTCCTCGTGCCCGACCAGTTCGTGGACCGCACGACGGGGCGCACGCAGTCGTACTTCGACGGGCTTCCGCTGCCCGACGGCAGCGTGCCGAACGTGGTGCACGTGTCGCTGGCCGACCCGTACTGCCCGGCCGGTCGGGCCGCCGCCCTGAAGGCCGCGCGCGGCCAGGACTGGGAGCCGGTGGACGGCGGGACGCTCGTGGTGATCGAGGGGCCGCGGTTCTCGACCCGCGCGGAGTCGCGCTGGTACGCGTCGCAGGGCTGGTCCGTGGTGGGCATGACCGGCCACCCCGAGGCGGCGCTGGCCCGCGAACTGGAGCTCTGCTACACGTCGATGACGCTGGTCACCGACCTGGACGCGGGCGCGGAATCGGGCGCGGGCGTCTCGCACGACGAGGTCCTGCGGGTCTTCTCCGCGAACGTGGACCGGCTGCGGACGGTGCTCTTCGACGCGGTGGCGGGGCTTCCGGCGGCCGGGGCGCGGGACTGTCTGTGCGTGGGGGCGCTGGGTGGGATGGATCCGGGGTTTCGGCTGCCGTAG
- a CDS encoding RcpC/CpaB family pilus assembly protein, producing the protein MPHFSPLHVRGGRRRLRRLARHRRRAVAVGLAMTAAALAAAGPEDAERSRPEDSTASVAAKGADDGGQRPRRAARPVTAPVRIADAATARLLRPGDRVDVVAAEDPATGGGGAPRVVASNARVSEVPELADGTAEGGALVVLSVPRRTAARLAGASATARLAVTLR; encoded by the coding sequence GTGCCGCACTTCTCCCCCTTGCACGTGCGCGGCGGGCGTCGGCGGCTGCGGCGGCTGGCCCGGCACCGCAGGCGGGCGGTGGCCGTGGGGCTCGCGATGACCGCCGCCGCGCTTGCGGCCGCCGGCCCGGAGGACGCCGAGCGGTCACGGCCCGAGGACTCCACGGCGTCCGTGGCCGCGAAGGGGGCGGACGACGGAGGGCAGCGGCCGCGGCGGGCGGCCCGGCCGGTGACCGCGCCGGTCCGGATCGCGGACGCGGCGACGGCGCGCCTGCTGCGCCCCGGCGACCGCGTGGACGTGGTCGCGGCGGAGGACCCGGCGACGGGCGGGGGCGGCGCACCCCGGGTGGTCGCGTCGAACGCCCGGGTGTCCGAGGTGCCGGAGCTCGCGGACGGGACGGCGGAGGGCGGGGCACTGGTCGTCCTCTCCGTGCCCAGAAGGACGGCGGCGCGGCTCGCGGGAGCGAGCGCCACCGCGCGCCTGGCGGTGACGCTGCGATGA
- the mscL gene encoding large conductance mechanosensitive channel protein MscL, whose amino-acid sequence MSEKKEPSVWQGFKAFLTRGNVVDLAVAVVIGAAFTNIVNSVVKGVINPLVGAFGTKDLDHYSSCLKDPCVVKNGEAVSGIPIMWGSVLSATLSFVITAAVVYFLMVLPMSKYLAKQTARQAAKEGTQEVLEVTELEVLKEIRDALVAQRGTSPGETGQPGGDAR is encoded by the coding sequence GTGAGCGAGAAGAAGGAACCGAGCGTCTGGCAGGGCTTCAAGGCCTTCCTGACCCGCGGCAACGTCGTCGACCTGGCGGTCGCGGTCGTCATCGGCGCCGCGTTCACGAACATCGTGAACTCCGTGGTGAAGGGCGTCATCAACCCCCTGGTGGGCGCCTTCGGGACGAAGGACCTCGATCACTACAGCTCGTGTCTCAAGGACCCGTGCGTGGTGAAGAACGGCGAGGCCGTGAGCGGCATCCCGATCATGTGGGGCTCGGTGCTCAGCGCCACCCTCAGCTTCGTGATCACCGCGGCCGTCGTCTACTTCCTCATGGTCCTGCCGATGTCCAAGTACCTGGCCAAGCAGACCGCCCGCCAGGCGGCCAAGGAGGGCACGCAGGAGGTCCTCGAGGTGACGGAGCTGGAGGTGCTCAAGGAGATCCGCGACGCGCTGGTCGCGCAGCGCGGCACGAGCCCCGGCGAGACGGGACAGCCCGGGGGCGACGCCCGCTAG